aaaaaaaaaaaaaaaagaaaccctgggAAGCTTGCCAACCACATAGAGTAACCAGGCCCCCCCCACCACCCAACATACTCACTGCCTGTAATAAGTTAGCATGTTTGGAGGTGAAACCCAgagatgtttcattttttaacaagTTCCTGAAGTGATTGATTCTAATGTACAGCCCGGTTTGGAAACGATTTATCTGGTCCAATGCCTTCATTTGCAGATCAGGATACTGGGCCCAGAGCTTCCAAACAACCTGCCAAGGGCCACACACTGGGCAGGagtgttttctttgtctttttcccaTTGCCTTTTACTACCAtgctacttaaaaaataaaaagttattccaTGTCTGGACAAGAAAAACAATGTTCCTAGTTTCATTCAGGCAAAGCTAGGAAACCTGAGTAACACCTATTTTGGCACAATGTGACTCTTCCCATATAGtacttttgtttttgtaacaAGTTCATAGGTCCCCTAATGTTCTGTGGGGCAGTCCTGTGGCCACAATGCCTGTGGAACTCTCTGAGCAGAGTGTCCAGCACTGTGAGTCCTGCTGGTCGTATGGAAAGTGGTCTTGAATCCATCACTTGACCTTCTTGGGAAACAGGCAGAGGGCTGGGTCACCCAGTGTTTCCTTTCATGGTTTATCTAAGCATCAAAGCAGCATCATACACGTTGCTTCCTCTCTCGAGAAAGGAACTGGAAAAAAGGCTGCAGGGCAGtggaatttgtatttatttaatgcaTTAACATTTCAAGTGACTCAGCACGGTGCctcacacccagcactttgggaggctgaggcaggcagatcatttgagccagagagttcaagaccagcctgagcaatatggcaaaatcccgtctctacaaaacatacaaaaactagccaagtgtcttgtgcacctgtagtcccagctcctcagaagctgagatgagtggatcacttgagcctaggagatcaaggctgcaataagctgtgatcacaccactgccttccagcctgggtgacagagtgagacactgcctcaaacaacaacaacaaattttgaGACAACTAATTAATATGCAGCATGAACATTAGTAAGGTGCTGGGCCAAGACCTGGATGGTGAATGGAATCTTCCTCTGAAGATTGAAACAGCAGTACTGTTTCAAGCATCTAGCTTATAAGATTTTATATTGTATAGGGTGATATTTGAGTATCTGCGCAAGTAAGTGCTCACTTACTAACAGTCTGcactgaatattttaatatatttaaaatttaaaactgcattaaagccaggcaccatggctcacacctgtaatcccagcactttgagagggctagacaggtggattgcttgagtctgggttcgagaccagcctgggcaacatggcaaaaacccatctctacaaaaaaatacaaggatgagctgggtgtggtggcacacaccagtagttccagctacttgggaggcagaggtgggaggatctcttgagcccaggaggttgaggctacagtgaactgaaatcatgccactgcactacagcctgggtaacagagtaagaccctgtctaaaaaaaaaagaaaggggagaggaaaaaaaaaaaaaaaaaagaaaacctgcatTATTGATTTCAGGTTTGCAAAATGGTTGTTTAGCTATAATTGCTGACTCTTTATGCTTAGTGATTTCTTTCTAGttcctttaaaatattctcttatttctagagagaaaaaaaaacaaaaaaacattaactAGAAAGCCAGAGAGTGATTCAGTGATTATGACTCCTGTGGGAACTTCCCGGTGACTCTGAGTAGCCCACCAAAGCGACACAGTGGGGAGATGAGACCTGCATTCAGCTTCTAGGAGTCATGTGCTGCTCACTGTAGCCAATTAATTTTGAGCTCAGTGTTAGATCTTACAGGTTTCTAGAAAGACCAGAAATATGGCTTTTGCAAGAACTCTTCCAGTTGTTAAATGTAGcttctttatttctgttctttcttttgtttaatgTCACATATATCTGTGGTTAGGTTGGTACCTATTGTACCTTGATGTCAGGGTTCCAGCCCTGCCTTGATCTCAGGTCAGCCTTGAGCACACCCTGAGCCTCCTGTGCCTGCACTCTGCTCTCTGAAGGGGGTCGTCACTCTCCCCATCCTGCTGGGCTCTCCTTCACCAGCTCTTCCCTGGCGCCTAGCTCAGAAACAGAGGGTGAGCACttatgtcttcatttctttccacAGTGGAGAGAAGCAGGCTTCAAGAAATGCTGTCACTTTTGGGCCTAGAGACGTACCAGGTCCAGAAACTCAGCCTCCAGGACTCTCTGCAGATCAGTTTTGACAGTATGAAGAACTGGGCCCCTCAGGTTCCCAAAGACTTGCCCTGGAATTTCCTCAGGAAGTTGCAGGCCCTCAATGCTGATGCCAGGAATACCACCATGGTGCTGGATGTGCTCCCAGACGCCAGGCCTGTGGAGAAGGAGAGCCAGATGGAAGAGGAGATCATCTACTGGGACCCAGCTGATGACCTTGCTGCCGACATTTATTCCTTTTCTGAGCTGCCCACCCCTGATACGCCAGTGAACCCCTTAGACCTTCTCTGTgccctgctgctctcttcagacaGTTTCCTGCAACAAGAAATAGCGTTGAAAATGGCCCTCTGCCAGTTTGCACTCCCACTCGTGTTGCCTGACTCGGAGAACCACTACCATACATTTCTGCTGTGGGCCATGCGGGGCATTGTGAGGACATGGTGGTCCCAGCCCCCAAGGGGCATGGGGAGCTTCCGGGAAGACAGCGTGGTCTTGTCCAGGGCGCCCGCCTTCGCCTTCGTGCGCATGGACGTCAGTAGCAACTCCAAGTCCCAGCTTCTCAACGCCGTCCTCAGCCCGGGCCACAGGCAGTGGGACTGCTTCTGGCATCGGGACCTCAACTTGGGCACCAATGCCCGGGAGATTTCGGATGGGTTGGTAGAAATTTCCTGGTTTTTTCCCAGCGGAAGGGAGGACTTGGACATTTTCCCAGAACCTGTGGCCTTTCTGAACCTGAGAGGTGACATCGGGTCTCACTGGCTGCAGTTTAAGCTCTTGACAGAAATCTCCTCCGCTGTGTTTATACTGACTGACAATATCAGTAAGAAGGAATACAAATTGCTGTACTCCATGAAGGAGTCAACCACAAAATACTACTTCATCCTGAGTCCCTACCGTGGGAAGCGCAACACAAACCTGAGATTTCTGAATAAGTTAATTCCTGTGCTGAAAATAGACCACTCGCATGTCCTGGTAAAGGTCAGCAGCACTGACAGCGACAGCTTCGTGAAGAGGATCCGGGCCATCATTGGGAATGTGCTGCGGGCACCCTGCAGGCGGGTATCTGTGGAGGACATGGCGCACGCAGCCCGCAAACTGGGCCTAAAGGTCGACGAGGACTGTGAGGAGTGTCAGAAAGCGAAAGACCGGATGGAGAGGATTACCAGGAAAATCAAAGACTCGGATGCCTACAGAAGGGACGAGCTGAGGCTGCAGGGGGACCCCTGGAGAAAGGCAGCCCAAGTGGAGAAGGAGTTCTGCCAGCTCCAGTGGGCCGTGGACCCCCCTGAGAAGCACAGGGCTGAGCTGAGGCGGCGGCTGCTAGAACTTCGAATGCAGCAGAACGGCCATGAGCCCTCCTCGGGGGTGCAGGAGTTCATCTCGGGGATCAGCAGCGCCTCCTTGAGTGAGAAGCAGTACTTCCTGAGGTGGATGGAGTGGGGCCTGGCACGGGTGGCCCAGCCGCGACTGAGACAGCCTCCAGAGACGCTTCTCACCCTGAGACCAAAGCACGGGGGCACCACAGACGTGGGGGAGCCGCTCTGGCCTGAGCCCCTAGGGGTGGAACACTTCTTGCGGGAGATGGGACAGTTTTATGAGGCTGAGAGCTGTCTtgtggaggcagggaggctgccGGCAGGCCAGAGGCGTTTTGCCCACTTCCCAGGCTTGGCCTCGGAGCTGCTGCTGACAGGGCTGCCTCTGGAGCTAATCGATGGGAGCACCCTGAGCATGCCCGTCCGCTGGGTCACAGGGCTCCTGAAGGAACTGCACGTCCGACTGGAGAGACGGTCAAGGCTGGTGGTTCTGTCAACCATCGGGGTGCCAGGCACGGGCAAGTCCACACTCCTCAACACCATGTTTGGGCTGCGGTTTGCCACAGGGAAGAGCTGCGGTCCTCGAGGGGCCTTCATGCAGCTCATCACAGTGGCTGAGGGCTTCAGCCAGGACCTGGGCTGTGACCACATCCTGGTGATAGACTCCGGGGGCTTGATAGGTGGGGCCTTGACGTCAGCTGGGGACAGGTTTGAGCTGGAGGCTTCCTTGGCCACTCTGCTCATGGGACTGAGCAATGTCACCGTGATCAGCCTAGCTGAAACCAAGGACATTCCAGCAGCTATTCTGCATGCATTTCTGAGGTTAGAAAAAACGGGGCACATGCCCAACTACCAGTTTGTATACCAGAACCTTCATGATGTATCTGTTCCCGGCCCTAGGCCCAGAGACAAGAGACAGCTCCTGGATCCACCTGGTGACCTGAGCAGGGCTGCAGCCCAGATGGAGAAACAGGGCGACGGCTTCCGGGCACTGGCAGGCCTGGCCTTCTGCGACCCTGAGAAGCAGCACATCTGGCACATCCCAGGCCTGTGGCACGGAGCACCTCCCATGGCCGCAGTGAGCTTGGCCTACAGTGAAGCCATATTTGAATTGAAGAGATGCCTACTCGAAAACATCAGGAACGGCTTGtcgaaccaaaacaaaaacatccaGCAGCTCATTGAGCTGGTGAGACGGCTGTGAGTGTGCAGAGAAACCCAGTTCAGGTGTAGGAGGCTGCTGTGGGCAGCCCTGTCTGATGGGGCACCTGTGTGGGGCTGTGCTCTGGTGCCTGAGGATGGCTGGTGCCCAATCGACATGAGAAGACGAGCAAAAGACAGAGGGTTTGGAGTCTCCTCAACAGTGTTAAAagaggaagtgacctcacagacCAGCTCAGAGATGTTACCAGGAATATCACAGCCCCCAGGGTAGGGAGACAAGCAGCAGTTTGTTCTGTCTCAGCTCCTGTCAAGGATCCTGCGGGGTGGGCCCTCTGTATAGCTGCTCTCTGTCACTGGCCCCTGGAGTGGGAGCAGCATCCTTAGTCACTGCAGGCCCAGGCGGGCAGGTGGTCCCAGGACAGAGGTGGGGAAGTTGTCCTGAGGAAGCAGAAATAGGCCTTGCTCCCGCCCAACCCAAGGGCCTCCAGTGGACCAGCATTCGAGATGTGAGTGCCCGTGGTGTGCAAGGCACTCCCATGGCACCGTATTTATTGACTGATCTGTGAAGGCTTCCCTGACCCCTGCCCAGGAAGAGTTCACTGGTCGCTCTGTTGTGCCCCACAGCACTTTGTTATACCTCTGCCACACACTTCACACAGCGTGTTGTAACTCATGTGTTTACATGTCTGTCCcccagactgtgagctccttgagggcagggactgtacATTCTccagctctgtgtccccagggcctggcacattgtagacgcttaataaatgtctgttaaatgaatgagtgCACAAGTGATGGTAATGGGCAGGTtctgcctctctgtgccttaattCTCCTGTTTCTCAAAGAGGATAGCAGCATCTGTCTGAGGAGGGGGTATGGTACAGGCAGTATCTGGAATGGTAGATAGCACAGAGATGCACCACTTAAAAAAGCCATCCTGTTCCCTCTCTTTAAGGCAGGAGCCATTCTTCAGGCTGTTACTGGGGATTAAAACTAAATACCTTCACAGTAACTCTGAGGTCTTTCCACTGTCACCCCATTTCACAGTTGAGGAAAAGGAAGCCTAGAGCAGGTAATCCCCTGCCCCAGAGCTCACACCTGGATGGGCAGAGCTGGAGCAGATGAAGGGTGGTGCTGTCACGCCCAGCCCTGCATCTCTTCCTCTCATCCTCTCCAGACTCCCATGGCTTCTGGGCTCACCCCTGGGCAGCCATGTCAGTGCCAGCGCCTCCTCTTACATCCTCCCCGACCTCATCCACAGCCCACTTGCCACCATTCGAACCAGAGGCTTGGCCAAGGACTTGGTAGTTCTGCCCTGTCAGTTTTCCCGCTGGAGTCCTTGCCTGCGCTGGCCCTTCCCAGAGGCCAGTGTCACCTCACTGGGCCTCAGAACCCCACCTGAGCCCTTTCACCAGCTCTAGGAAGCTCTGCTTGATCCTCTGGGCCTTGCTTAGACCTTGGAGCCTCTTTCTCTTCGTGTTTCTTGACTTCAGAGAAACCAGGCCCTTCCCCAAGAGCTCCTACCATGTTTCTTGTCCTCCTTTCACTAGACACAGCAAGGGAGCCTTTAGCTCTCGGGAGCTCACCAGCCTTCTAGACTGGAATCCTTTCTTGAACAAAAGGCTTCCTGGTCCCTCTTCTGGAGATGCCTGGCAGCCTGCCTGCTGTGGATTTCTGGATTCCCCAGATGCTCCACTTGCTGCTCCCGGGACATCCAAACTGTTGCCTCCTGCGTTCCAGGAGCCTGGTTCTCTGCAAACCTGGTCTCTTGGTAATAAGTTTAGGAAAACCtttccctttttcattttcctgctctgttgcctgggctggagtgcagtggcgcgatctcactgcaacctccacctcctgggttccagtgattctcagcctcccaagtagctgggactacaggcgcccaccatcacaaaaatacaaataatttttgtatttttagtacagacaaggtttcaccatgttggccaggctggtctcgaacttctggcctcaagtgatccgcctgcctcagcctcccaaagtgctgggattacaggagtgagccaccgtacccagcctcctcccaccctttttGAAGGGTTGATGTTTCAAGTCTGTGAACTGTGGATGGGCCTTGCCTTTAGCCCTCCAGTCAGTGCTGCTCTTAGGATTCCAATGAACACAACACCCAGGGCTTGCCTTTCATATCTGGAGCTCAAAATGCTCACCTTCAGGTCCGAGAAGCCCCAGAACTTGCCATGGGGCTACTGGACGGTCATGTCCTTGGAGCCAAGCTTAGTAGAGAGAGAGCCACCCAGAAAggtggacagggcggcaggctgctCACCAGAGCATGGCCGTGTGCTCACAAGGGGTCCTGTTTGATGAAAGTGTCAAACCAAGCAAGTACCATCTTGGAGGAAATGGGCCTGAAGAGTGCTTGGGACAAGGAACAAGCATGTCTTCGCCTCTCTTGTGAGATGAGGTGTAGCTTGCTTCAGCACATTGGATGTCCGGCCTGGTTTTGAACCTCAGCCTTACTTCCTACTAATTATATGACCCTTTAGCAAAGTTACTTGGCTTCTCCAAGCCTTAGTTCCCCCTACTAGCGCCTGTATAGGAATGGAAGGTGCTTACGCAGTGCCTGCCCTGTGGTGGAAAAGCCAGCCTGTGCGTGAGGTAAGTGAGGCATCCATCTCTGTCTACACTATTCTGCACACCCTTGAGGTTTGTGGAGAGGAAACTGCCTTCTGCATCAGCCTCAAACATTTTAACATGTCAGATCAGGATTCATCTTTTAATCAATCAATGGTACCTTAAGATAATTTGCAGCCAGTTTTCCTTCTTAATGGTATGTAAAACAGCATCTTCTCATCGATATTATCTTAATTTACTGAAACAGCACCTAGCAGAACTGGTGGTGGTGTGCAGTTTATACAATATAAACCTGATCTGGTAGCTAACCCAACTCCTCAGGTGTGGTGTATTAGCCCAGTAAAAGGGAAAATCCTCTTTCTGAGTcactaataaaataatttggcCATAAACCTATCCTGATTTCTTCTAAGACTCCAACAAAATTTCACCAGAGTGCAGCTTTATGAGCACTGATGAGTCAGGGCTGTACAAGAGCCAAGATGACCTTGGTCCTGGTCTCCTGTCATTTCGTCAACCACACCCTCGCCCCGCCACATACACACTTTGGAGGCCATGGTTTCTTCCATGCTGCTGTCTACCTGGGGGCCCCTTCTGCCTGTCTCTGGCCCTGGTTGACTGGCGGGCACATCTCTCAGAACAGCCTCTGGTGCCAGTCGCACCTCCATTCGTGCCCACCCAAGGGTTCAGAGGCCTTTCTGTGCCCTTCTTGGTCCTTAGCACATTTTCATTGTCTCCTCATCTGAGCCCATTATATCTAGATCTAGCAGTTTCTGGGAACCAGGGAGTGGCAGTCTCAGGGGCTGGAGCTCATGAGCCCATCCCTCGGTCTTCTCTTTCTTGAGTCCGCACCCCCTCTATCCTAAGCATCAGTTTGGCTTCTTCAGGTTCTGACTTTTAGCCCAGGGTTCTGGTGTGGCACTGGGCATTTCTAATTGTCCACAGCTCTGATAACAGGGGAGTGGATTCCTTGGGACCGCAAAGCTGATGTCAGTAATTATAGCTGGGGACCTCACCCACCAAACCCAGCCCTTGTGCCTCAACAGAAGGAGAACAGAGGTGGGGGGATGGAGCAGGAACTCACAGGGAAAACGGCTGAGCTGTCTTGGCAATCTGGTTTGACACGCCTCTCTGCTTTACTCATAGGGTTTCAGTTGTTTGACCTATTTCTCAGAATAGAGCTGAGAGCCTCTGGGATTTTTCCTAGTGAACGAgttattaggaaaaaaagaatcacaagGAATAATGTAAAAACCATAGGTTTACAAAGTGTAAAGTGTCAGCAGTTCTGAGTTAGGATAAGTCAGCTGTAAAGAGAACCACCATGAGTGGAGTGATATCGGCTCACCCTCCAGCCAACAGGAAGGGAGATGTCACCCCACCGCCCCCAGGCTGGATTCTGAAACTCTTCAGGCTCTGGAAGTACAAGGGGGCTGACAGCTCCCTTTTACACAGTGTCTCTCCATGGCCCAGCCAGTGCTGTATCCCCTGAGCACTCTGGGTGAGCCCATGGTGGCTGTGCTGCACCCAACGGGACAGATCATCTCAAAGAAGTCCTGACCTCCCAGCAGAcccctcctcccttcttctgCCCTTGTGACCAAGAGTGGTGGGCGTGGACTATGGCTATGTTCCTTAGAGAGCTGCCATAATCTTCCAGGAGCATCCAACAGCACTCTCCCCGAAAGGGGGCTCTGCAAATACACATTTTGGGAGTCTCCCAAATAAACTGAGTGAGTTCAGGACACTGGTTCTCAGCCCCGACTGCAAATTGAAATCATCTAAGGGGCATTTTAAAAGTGTGAGTGCCTGCCCTCTCCCCACAGAGGTGGTGTGGAACCCAGGGGCCTCTGTCATGCAATTGCGAATCACTGCTTTGAGAGCACAGGAGCAACTTCTGGTTCTTGGTTATTATGTACAGAACAAAGGCTCACGTCAGAGAAAAAGCAGTTTTACATCCCTGTCTCTGCATTAGGCTCCAGGAAGGGTGCAGATGGGTCTTTCACATGGGGTCATATGCTCCTGGCCTTTCCATGTCCAGGCAGTCCTTGAGGGCCACTTGGGAGCTGTCTGCAGCAAGCCACAGAAACCTAGGCCATTCCCTGATCCTAACATGGTCTGAACCCTCACCCCCAGGAAGTGATACTGAAAGAGCACATGCTTTGGAGCAAAAAGGCCTGCTACCATTTACTACTTCTGTAACCTCAGGTGAGTCTGTGAGCCTCCATCTTCTGCTCTGTGAAGCCTGGAAATACTGCCTCCTTTATGGAATTAATAGGAGAAGGAAAGtgcatcaaaacaacaacaaatggaagttacagaaaaataaaacatcccCAGTCAGATTTTTCTGctgattatttaaaacaatataacATTCATACTGatatataaaagtcattttaagtaattttaatcATGTAAAGACCGACACGACCCCTTTCCCCCAATCACAGTATAAACAAAGCTAATAAAGGATAGATAACAAGATATTTGAACCCCAGAAATGTCTGCCACTGAAATGGCCATTGTGATGCTTGGAAAGATCTAGATCGGTTTGGAATTCCAGAGAGAGATCTCAGGCAtaagggagaatggcttgaatagAGGAAAGCATAAATTTGATCATTTGATTGCCTACTGCTTTATGGGCTAAACTTGATTCCCAACCACAGCCTTCGTGATGCGGCCCCTGCCCACCTTGGGCCCCAATAGGTGTTGTGCCattgccacctctgcctctgatCAGCCCAAGGATCttgtttccctttctccttcccctttcctctgaTTAGGGTGGTGTTGCTATGAGTTCTCACAGAACCCTCAATAGCTGGCTCATGTCCCTAACGGGATATGTGGCTATCAGGGACTCgttataaacaacaacaaaacccacaacTGCTCTCTCCCTCTGCCAGGCACATCATACTGTACTTTTCACAACCACCATTATtgtccccagtttacagatgagagaaaccgaggctcagaagGTTCAGTCACTTGTCCAAATTACACAAGCAGGAAGCATTGGGTCCAGGATTTGGACTCAGGCAATTCAGATGCCACATCCCATGTTCCTCACCACCTTGGAGCAAATTAATGAAatttaacaattataaaattattgaacattatgaaaactttaaaaaataattgtcagTTGAAAAGGATTTCTTAGGAAATGTTGAAAGTTCTTACATTTGCAAAGTATGCATTGGAGGGCACCTCATCCCTGTTCTGTCCCTTTATTCAATATGCATAACAGTTGGGGGCCGCAGTTTCtaaaaagtaagaataaaacATTTCTGGTGAAGTGGACATGGAAGACCTTGTCCTTTTATTACGGGTTTTTTGAGAACCCACCTTCATGTAATCAGAGGAATCTTGGTCATGGGAAATGGGCTGGACTGAAGTCAAGAGACTTGTGTCTTGgtccctctttccctcttctcaGTGTAGTCATGGGCAACTCATTTCCACCGTTCTTCCATTTCCCCTTCCCATGGATCATAATCCAGTCCTCCCCCTGACAGGAAACCGCAGCAGTATGCAAGTACTGTACCATTAAGGGGAATGATGTAGACCCAGAACGGCCAAAATATTGGCAATTTCACATCACTCAACCAAACACAACCCATCATTGATTAAATATTCTCTTGATCCTAATAGCTCTATAAGGTAGTACTATTATtaaggcccattttacagataatagaACTGAGTCTTAACTGTACAAAGATTGTTATACAtgggtctgactccagagcccgtGTTTTTTCCATGACCGTGGtgacttctaaaataaaatatcctgCGTTGCTATTTTTCCGTTTGACATTAATAATTACTGGATACCAATAATAGTGGCGACGCACTGGTTTCAGCATTACAGGCCCTGCGATATTCTCACGAATCTCCTTGCCCTCCGGCCCCTTCCCCGTACTTAAAATTTTCCTTCCTCAGGGGCCAGTCACCACTGTGGTCACATGTGGCACACCCATTCATTCTTGCATAACTGCGTAAGTCATCCTTGAAGAATTGGGTGACGTTTTAACCAAAatatgtttcttctttatttgtggATAAAAGTCCGGagggtttttctgttttgtt
This genomic interval from Gorilla gorilla gorilla isolate KB3781 chromosome 6, NHGRI_mGorGor1-v2.1_pri, whole genome shotgun sequence contains the following:
- the URGCP gene encoding up-regulator of cell proliferation isoform X2, which gives rise to MRGSGIEVELLGKGHSDLREVAPEIKASERRTAVAIADLEWREMEGDDCEFRYGDGTNEAQDNDFPTVERSRLQEMLSLLGLETYQVQKLSLQDSLQISFDSMKNWAPQVPKDLPWNFLRKLQALNADARNTTMVLDVLPDARPVEKESQMEEEIIYWDPADDLAADIYSFSELPTPDTPVNPLDLLCALLLSSDSFLQQEIALKMALCQFALPLVLPDSENHYHTFLLWAMRGIVRTWWSQPPRGMGSFREDSVVLSRAPAFAFVRMDVSSNSKSQLLNAVLSPGHRQWDCFWHRDLNLGTNAREISDGLVEISWFFPSGREDLDIFPEPVAFLNLRGDIGSHWLQFKLLTEISSAVFILTDNISKKEYKLLYSMKESTTKYYFILSPYRGKRNTNLRFLNKLIPVLKIDHSHVLVKVSSTDSDSFVKRIRAIIGNVLRAPCRRVSVEDMAHAARKLGLKVDEDCEECQKAKDRMERITRKIKDSDAYRRDELRLQGDPWRKAAQVEKEFCQLQWAVDPPEKHRAELRRRLLELRMQQNGHEPSSGVQEFISGISSASLSEKQYFLRWMEWGLARVAQPRLRQPPETLLTLRPKHGGTTDVGEPLWPEPLGVEHFLREMGQFYEAESCLVEAGRLPAGQRRFAHFPGLASELLLTGLPLELIDGSTLSMPVRWVTGLLKELHVRLERRSRLVVLSTIGVPGTGKSTLLNTMFGLRFATGKSCGPRGAFMQLITVAEGFSQDLGCDHILVIDSGGLIGGALTSAGDRFELEASLATLLMGLSNVTVISLAETKDIPAAILHAFLRLEKTGHMPNYQFVYQNLHDVSVPGPRPRDKRQLLDPPGDLSRAAAQMEKQGDGFRALAGLAFCDPEKQHIWHIPGLWHGAPPMAAVSLAYSEAIFELKRCLLENIRNGLSNQNKNIQQLIELVRRL
- the URGCP gene encoding up-regulator of cell proliferation isoform X4 is translated as MEGDDCEFRYGDGTNEAQDNDFPTVERSRLQEMLSLLGLETYQVQKLSLQDSLQISFDSMKNWAPQVPKDLPWNFLRKLQALNADARNTTMVLDVLPDARPVEKESQMEEEIIYWDPADDLAADIYSFSELPTPDTPVNPLDLLCALLLSSDSFLQQEIALKMALCQFALPLVLPDSENHYHTFLLWAMRGIVRTWWSQPPRGMGSFREDSVVLSRAPAFAFVRMDVSSNSKSQLLNAVLSPGHRQWDCFWHRDLNLGTNAREISDGLVEISWFFPSGREDLDIFPEPVAFLNLRGDIGSHWLQFKLLTEISSAVFILTDNISKKEYKLLYSMKESTTKYYFILSPYRGKRNTNLRFLNKLIPVLKIDHSHVLVKVSSTDSDSFVKRIRAIIGNVLRAPCRRVSVEDMAHAARKLGLKVDEDCEECQKAKDRMERITRKIKDSDAYRRDELRLQGDPWRKAAQVEKEFCQLQWAVDPPEKHRAELRRRLLELRMQQNGHEPSSGVQEFISGISSASLSEKQYFLRWMEWGLARVAQPRLRQPPETLLTLRPKHGGTTDVGEPLWPEPLGVEHFLREMGQFYEAESCLVEAGRLPAGQRRFAHFPGLASELLLTGLPLELIDGSTLSMPVRWVTGLLKELHVRLERRSRLVVLSTIGVPGTGKSTLLNTMFGLRFATGKSCGPRGAFMQLITVAEGFSQDLGCDHILVIDSGGLIGGALTSAGDRFELEASLATLLMGLSNVTVISLAETKDIPAAILHAFLRLEKTGHMPNYQFVYQNLHDVSVPGPRPRDKRQLLDPPGDLSRAAAQMEKQGDGFRALAGLAFCDPEKQHIWHIPGLWHGAPPMAAVSLAYSEAIFELKRCLLENIRNGLSNQNKNIQQLIELVRRL
- the URGCP gene encoding up-regulator of cell proliferation isoform X1, with the translated sequence MASPGIEVELLGKGHSDLREVAPEIKASERRTAVAIADLEWREMEGDDCEFRYGDGTNEAQDNDFPTVERSRLQEMLSLLGLETYQVQKLSLQDSLQISFDSMKNWAPQVPKDLPWNFLRKLQALNADARNTTMVLDVLPDARPVEKESQMEEEIIYWDPADDLAADIYSFSELPTPDTPVNPLDLLCALLLSSDSFLQQEIALKMALCQFALPLVLPDSENHYHTFLLWAMRGIVRTWWSQPPRGMGSFREDSVVLSRAPAFAFVRMDVSSNSKSQLLNAVLSPGHRQWDCFWHRDLNLGTNAREISDGLVEISWFFPSGREDLDIFPEPVAFLNLRGDIGSHWLQFKLLTEISSAVFILTDNISKKEYKLLYSMKESTTKYYFILSPYRGKRNTNLRFLNKLIPVLKIDHSHVLVKVSSTDSDSFVKRIRAIIGNVLRAPCRRVSVEDMAHAARKLGLKVDEDCEECQKAKDRMERITRKIKDSDAYRRDELRLQGDPWRKAAQVEKEFCQLQWAVDPPEKHRAELRRRLLELRMQQNGHEPSSGVQEFISGISSASLSEKQYFLRWMEWGLARVAQPRLRQPPETLLTLRPKHGGTTDVGEPLWPEPLGVEHFLREMGQFYEAESCLVEAGRLPAGQRRFAHFPGLASELLLTGLPLELIDGSTLSMPVRWVTGLLKELHVRLERRSRLVVLSTIGVPGTGKSTLLNTMFGLRFATGKSCGPRGAFMQLITVAEGFSQDLGCDHILVIDSGGLIGGALTSAGDRFELEASLATLLMGLSNVTVISLAETKDIPAAILHAFLRLEKTGHMPNYQFVYQNLHDVSVPGPRPRDKRQLLDPPGDLSRAAAQMEKQGDGFRALAGLAFCDPEKQHIWHIPGLWHGAPPMAAVSLAYSEAIFELKRCLLENIRNGLSNQNKNIQQLIELVRRL
- the URGCP gene encoding up-regulator of cell proliferation isoform X3: MASPGHSDLREVAPEIKASERRTAVAIADLEWREMEGDDCEFRYGDGTNEAQDNDFPTVERSRLQEMLSLLGLETYQVQKLSLQDSLQISFDSMKNWAPQVPKDLPWNFLRKLQALNADARNTTMVLDVLPDARPVEKESQMEEEIIYWDPADDLAADIYSFSELPTPDTPVNPLDLLCALLLSSDSFLQQEIALKMALCQFALPLVLPDSENHYHTFLLWAMRGIVRTWWSQPPRGMGSFREDSVVLSRAPAFAFVRMDVSSNSKSQLLNAVLSPGHRQWDCFWHRDLNLGTNAREISDGLVEISWFFPSGREDLDIFPEPVAFLNLRGDIGSHWLQFKLLTEISSAVFILTDNISKKEYKLLYSMKESTTKYYFILSPYRGKRNTNLRFLNKLIPVLKIDHSHVLVKVSSTDSDSFVKRIRAIIGNVLRAPCRRVSVEDMAHAARKLGLKVDEDCEECQKAKDRMERITRKIKDSDAYRRDELRLQGDPWRKAAQVEKEFCQLQWAVDPPEKHRAELRRRLLELRMQQNGHEPSSGVQEFISGISSASLSEKQYFLRWMEWGLARVAQPRLRQPPETLLTLRPKHGGTTDVGEPLWPEPLGVEHFLREMGQFYEAESCLVEAGRLPAGQRRFAHFPGLASELLLTGLPLELIDGSTLSMPVRWVTGLLKELHVRLERRSRLVVLSTIGVPGTGKSTLLNTMFGLRFATGKSCGPRGAFMQLITVAEGFSQDLGCDHILVIDSGGLIGGALTSAGDRFELEASLATLLMGLSNVTVISLAETKDIPAAILHAFLRLEKTGHMPNYQFVYQNLHDVSVPGPRPRDKRQLLDPPGDLSRAAAQMEKQGDGFRALAGLAFCDPEKQHIWHIPGLWHGAPPMAAVSLAYSEAIFELKRCLLENIRNGLSNQNKNIQQLIELVRRL